A DNA window from Portunus trituberculatus isolate SZX2019 chromosome 47, ASM1759143v1, whole genome shotgun sequence contains the following coding sequences:
- the LOC123497997 gene encoding protein YIPF3-like encodes MALRNHSAVTVDSTDSDQNRLLPEHSPTSHSSDNAWSSVRRVILVHGVPQRILLSLVPPLVYPQYQQVYSDLRGPLLVVTTLATIILYGLHNPEQALAWELLTTTKLSLGYWLGFSLLAFLLGHCFGTTLTLPQLASLAGYSLTGHCLVLLGAELLHQEENHTVFFLLTTLFGGLATGRLVLLVLARTPKPPHRLLMGSSLASIHLMHLIYIHFACMRKFNV; translated from the coding sequence ATGGCTCTCAGAAACCATTCAGCAGTGACTGTTGACTCTACAGACTCTGATCAGAACCGTCTATTACCAGAACACAGTCCTACGTCTCACTCATCTGACAATGCATGGTCATCTGTAAGGAGAGTGATCTTGGTTCATGGTGTGCCCCAGCGAATCCTCCTGTCCCTGGTACCGCCACTAGTTTATCCACAGTACCAGCAAGTGTACTCTGACCTCAGAGGACCTTTGCTTGTGGTAACCACTCTTGCCACCATTATTCTGTATGGCTTACATAATCCAGAACAGGCACTGGCTTGGGAGCTGTTGACCACAACAAAACTAAGTCTGGGTTATTGGCTGGGATTTTCATTGCTGGCATTCTTGTTGGGGCATTGTTTTGGGACCACCTTGACCCTGCCCCAGCTTGCCTCATTGGCTGGTTACAGCTTGACAGGCCATTGCCTGGTTCTCCTTGGAGCAGAGTTGCTGCACCAGGAGGAGAACCACACAGTGTTCTTCCTGCTGACCACTCTGTTTGGAGGCCTTGCCACTGGCCGCCTGGTATTGTTGGTTCTGGCCCGCACACCAAAGCCCCCACACAGGTTACTGATGGGCTCCTCTCTTGCTTCCATACATCTCATGCATCTCATATACATCCATTTTGCTTGCATGAGGAAGTTTAATGTGTGA
- the LOC123497999 gene encoding LOW QUALITY PROTEIN: barrier-to-autointegration factor-like (The sequence of the model RefSeq protein was modified relative to this genomic sequence to represent the inferred CDS: inserted 1 base in 1 codon) has translation MTTTSQKHTLFVAEPMGDKPVTELAGIGEXLGKRLENRGFDKAYVVLGQFLVLKKNRELFLEWLSDMVAANSNQASECYQCLADWCSEFL, from the exons atgacaacaacatcaCAGAAACACACCTTATTTGTAGCAGAACCAATGGGAGACAAGCCTGTCACAGAGTTAGCTGGTATAGGAG TGTTGGGCAAGCGGCTGGAGAACAGAGGATTTGACAAAGCTTATGTGGTCTTGGGTCAGTTCCTGGTACTTAAGAAGAACAGGGAGTTGTTTTTAGAGTGGCTTTCTGACATGGTAGCTGCTAACTCCAACCAGGCATCTGAGTGTTACCAGTGTCTAGCTGATTGGTGCAGTGAGTTCCTGTAG
- the LOC123497998 gene encoding mediator of RNA polymerase II transcription subunit 9-like, with translation MAGQVVAAGDIDVDFLPIIYQYLRCLEKEQPDLGRVSQESSLKVLELQRKIQTAREQVRKLPGVEYSREEQLRRLEALRKQLALKKHLLLKYKAKSEVQH, from the exons ATGGCCGGccaggtggtggcggcgggagaTATAGACGTGGACTTCCTTCCCATTATTTACCAGTATCTCCGTTG CTTGGAGAAAGAGCAGCCTGACTTGGGTAGGGTATCCCAGGAGTCCAGCCTGAAGGTACTGGAGCTGCAGCGCAAAATTCAGACAGCACGAGAGCAG GTGCGCAAGTTGCCAGGAGTAGAGTATAGCCGTGAGGAGCAGCTGCGGCGCCTGGAAGCCTTAAGGAAGCAGCTGGCTCTCAAGAAACACCTCCTCCTTAAGTATAAAGCGAAGAGCGAGGTGCAGCACTAG